The nucleotide window CGGCTCGCCGGAACAGCACGCCGCCGCCGGCCGCCAGAGCCACAAGAACGACCGCTGATCCGCAAGCTGGCCACAAGTTGGTCGATAAGTGGCCAATGAGTTGGCCAGTAAGCCGGTCATCCGGAAGCCGCCCGCCAGGCGGCTTTTTTGCATCCGGACTGCGCGTGTTTTTGATGGCTGGAAAGAGCGGAATTTGAGGGGCAATATTGCGTCAGGCAAACGCAGCGAAAACTCGACACTTTGCGCACACGACAGCAGAGCGTGCTTGTGTGACTAGCGGTAGTGGAGCATGATTTTCCAGCATTCGCGCCACCCATCAGTTCCTGGTTTTCCTTGTTTTCCCCCGATTGCCACATCCAAGACGGAGACCGCCATGACCAGCAGACCGATTCGCCCGCTGTCCCTTGCACCTTCCATCGCCGTTGTTTGCGCTACCACGACCTTTGCCGCCACCCTCGCCGCCACCCTCGCCGCACCCGCCGCGCTGGCCCAGAACACCCCGCTCGCCGATCCGATACCAGGCACGCTGCCCGCCAGCGCCGTCAGCGTGGCGTTCCGTCCGCTGCTGGCGGGCCTGACGGCGCCCGTCGCCGGCGCGGTGGCACCGGGCGAACCGAACTTCCTGTATATCGTGGACCAGGTCGGCAAGATCGTGAAGGCGCCGGTGCAGGGCGCCGTGTCCAAGGGCTCGTCGGCCCTGTTCCTCGACGTCGCCAGCCGGCTCGTGCCGCTGAACGAGCGCGATGAACGTGGCTTGCTGGGGCTGGCCTTCCACCCGGATTACGCGGCCAATGGCCGCTTCTACCTGTATACGTCGGAGCCGGCGCTGGGCACGGCGGACTTTTCCACGCTGCCGGCCGGCACGGCGCCGGCCTACCATAACGTGGTGTCCGAATGGCGCGTGGCCAATCCGGGCAGCGCCAGCCCGGTCGTCGATCCGGGCAGCGCGCGCGTGCTGATGCGCATCGCCAAGCTGCAGGGCAACCATAACGGCGGCGCGCTGGCCTTCGGGCCCGACCGCATGCTCTACATCTCGCTCGGCGATGGCGGTGGCGGCGACGACCAGGGGCCCGGCCACGCGCCGGAAGGCAACGGCCAGAGCCTGGCGCCGGGCAATGTGCTGGGCAAGATCCTGCGCATCGATCCGCTGGGCAGCAATGCCGCCAACGGCGCCTACGGCATCCCGGCCGACAATCCGTTCGTGGCCCGCGACGGCGCAGACGAAATCTTCGCATATGGCTTGCGCAATCCGTTCCGCATGGCCTTCGATGGCGAAGGCCGGCTGTGGGCCGGCGACGTGGGGCAGGGCGCGATCGAGGAAGTCAACATCATCGTTTCCGGTGGCAACTACGGCTGGCGCATCAAGGAAGGCAGCTTCCTGTTCGACGCCAACGGCAGTGCCCCGGGCTTTATCCACACGGCCAGCCCCGGCGCCCCGGCCAACCTGGTCGATCCGCTGGCCGAATACGATCACTCCGACGGGGTCGGGCAACCGACGCTGCGCCGCGCGGTCATCGGCGGCTATGTCTACACGGGCTCCTCGATCCCGCAACTGAGCGGCCAGTACGTGTTCGCCGATTATGTCGGCGACGACGGCACGGGCAAGCTGATGACGCTCGGCGTGCGCAACCAGGTCGAGCGGCTGATCGCGCCGAAACGCGACCCGCTCGGCATGCCGGTGCTGGGCATGGCGCAGGATACCGCCGGCGAGCTGTACGTGCTGGGCAACGCCACCGGCACCACGCGGGGCAATACCGGCGTGGTGCTGCGCATCGCTCCCCAGCGCTGACGGCGCGGCGGGGCCCATGCCGGCCATCCGGCACGGGCCCCGTGCCCCGATCCGCGGCGCGCCTGCCGCGGCTTTGCTACACTCCCGCCTTTTGCCTTCGCACGAGGTGTTCCCCATGCCGTCATCCAGCATGCCGCCATCCCCCACGCCGTCATCCCGTTCTTCGTCATCTGACCCGTCGTCATCTCCCGAACTGCGCGCCTGGGCGCTGCGCTGCCTGCTCGACACCGACCCGGTCGCGAAAACTGGCGAAGTGGCCCGCATGGCGGCCGCGTGGGCCGCCGGCGCCTGCGCCCTCGACGCCGGCGCCGCGCTGGCCGATTCGCCGGCGATCCCGGGGCGGCCGGCACGGCCCGAGCTGGTCTCGCCGGCCAGCGTGGGCCGCCGCTCGATGGCCACCGCGGAAGGGCGCGCGATGCTGATCCACGCGCTGGCCCACATCGAATTCAATGCCGTCAACCTGGCGCTCGACGCGCTGTGGCGCTTCCCCGGCATGCCCGAGCAGTACTACGCCGACTGGCTGCGCGTGGCGAACGAGGAAGCCACTCACTACCGGCTGCTGGCTGCCCACCTGGCCACGCTGGGGCACGCGTACGGCGACTTCCCGGGCCACGACAGCCTGTGGGAAATGGTGCACAAGACGCGCGGCGACATCACGGCCAGGATGGCGCTGGTGCCGCGCACCCTGGAAGCGCGCGGGCTGGACGCGGTGCCGCCGATGCGCGCCAAGCTGGCGCAGGCGGGCGACCTGGCCGCGGCGGAAATCCTCGACATCATCCTGCGCGACGAGGTGGGCCACGTGGAGATCGGCAACCGCTGGTACCGCTGGCTGTGCGAAGGGCAGGGGCTGGAACCCTATGGCACCTACGACGAGCTGGTGGAGAAGTACCGGGCCCCGGTGCTGAAAGGCCCCTTCAACCTGGAGGCGCGGCGCCGGGCCGGCTTCACGGAGGAGGAGATGGCGCGTTTCGCGGCGCTGTCCGGCGCCCGGACGAAGGAATAGCGGCCGGGGCGCGCCGGCGGCCCGGCGCCATGCGCTCAGTGCATCGCCGCCTGCCGCCGCCGGATCTCGTGCTGCACGCCCACCGCGTCGAGCGGCGAGGCGATGTAATACCCCTGCAGCTCGTCGCACTGCAGGCGCGCCAGCAAGTCGGCCTGTTCGGGCCGCTCGACGCCTTCCGCCACCACCTTCATCCCCAGCGCGTGGGCCATGGTGATGATGGCGGTGAACAGGATTTCCCCCTGGCCGTCGCCGCCCAGCCGGTGGGTAAACGACTTGTCGACCTTCAGCAAGTCGAAATCGAGCTGCTGCAGCATCGACAGCGACGAGTAGCCGGTGCCGAAATCGTCGACCAGCAGGCGGATGCCCAGCGCGTGCATGGCCTGCAGCCGCTCGGACGTGCGCACCGGGTCGCGGATCATGGTCGATTCGGTCAGCTCGATCTCCACCCGGTCGGCGGGAATGCCGTGCCGCTCCAGCGACTGCAGGAACAGGGCATGCATGTCGCGCTCGTTGAACTGCCGGCTCGAGACATTGATCGACACCGGTACCGGCGCGCAGCCGTCGCGCGTCCAGGCGGCGATCTGGGCGCACACGCTGTCCACCACCAGCTCGCCCAGCGGCACGATCATGCCGGTTTCCTCGGCCAGCGGGATGAATTCGTCCGGATACAGCAGGCCGGCGGTGGGATGGTTCCAGCGCACCAGTGCTTCCAGGCTGGCGACGCGCTGCGTGGCGGCTTCCACGCGCACCTGGTAATGCATCACGAATTCGTTGCCGGCGATGGCGGCCTGCAGCTCCCGCTCGCGCTGCTTGCGCTGCCGCATCGCTCCGTAGAATGCCGGGTCGAAGAACTGGTAGCCGTTCTTGCCGCGCGTTTTCACTTCGTACATGGCGATGTCGGCGTGGCGCAGCAGCGTGTCGACATCGTGCGCATCGCCGGGGCACATGCTGATGCCGACCGAGGCGCCGACGCTGGCGGTGCCCGCGCCGATCGCGATGCCGGCGTGGAAGGCCTGCAGCACGCGCGCCGCCACCTGCGCCGCCTCGCCGGTGCCGTTCAGGTTTTCCAGGATCACGATGAATTCGTCGCCGCCCAGCCGCGCCACATGGTCGCCCGGGCGCACCGCGACTTTCAGGCGGCGCGCCACGATGCGCAGCAGTTCGTCCCCCGCGGCGTGGCCGAAGGTGTCGTTGACAGCCTTGAAGCCGTCCAGGTCGATGAACAGCACCGCCAGCAGCCTGCCGCCGGCCTGCGCGCGGGCCACCGCCTCGGGCAGGCACTTGCCCACCCAGGCGCGGTTCGGCAGGCCGGTGAGCACATCCTCGAAGTTCTTGCGTTCCAGGTTCGACAGGTGGGCCCGTTCCAGCGTCACGTCGCGCAGCGTCACGGCCAGCACGTCGCCGGAGCGCCGCACCTTGACGCGCACGCAGGTGGTCTCGCCGCCGAACGTCGATTCGATGTCGCCTTCGGCGCTGCCTTGCTCCATTGCCTGCGCCAGCAGCGCCACGGCCGGTTCGACGGGAATTTCGCGGCTCAGCGCGGAAACCCGCTTGCCGATCAGCGCCTCGCGCGTGCTGTGCGACAGCGCCGCGCCCTGTTCGTTGCAGTCGATCGTGACATAGTCGACGATCCGCCCGCCCGCGCCGAACACCGGCGCCGTGATGAAGAAACCCTCGGTACTGGCCTCGGTGGCCTTGCGGTAGGCATCCTGCGCCACGGTCAGCCGGTAGCGCTGCAGCGCGAGGCGGCCGGACAGCGCCATGCCCACCAGCACGAAGATCAGCAGCGCGACCGAGGCGCCGACGGCGGTCTGGCGCGAGGCCCGCTCGCGCTCGCGCACCAGGGCCAGCGCATGCGGCTGGTCGGCCCCGGCCAGCACCATCAGCGGGAACCCCTCCACCGCCTGCCAGCCCACGTAGCGGCCGACCCCGTCGCCGAATTCGGCGCCGCGGACGAAGGCGCTGCCGCTGCTGCTGGTCAGCGCCTGCTGCAGCGGCGGCGGCAGCAGCTGGATGCGGCGGAACGCCTCGCCCAGCTTGAAGGCGCGCACCGTGCCGTCGCTGCCCACGGCGGCCAGGAAGCCGTGGCTGCCCAGGTGGCCGTCATCGTAGTCCGCGATCAGGTTGGCGGGATCGATCGACACCACGGCCACGCCGGCGAATTCGCCGTCCCGGTCGAGCAGCTTGCGGGAGAAACGCACCATGTAGCGCATGCGGGTCCGGTCGGGCAGCGGCATGCCGATGAACATGT belongs to Pseudoduganella albidiflava and includes:
- a CDS encoding PQQ-dependent sugar dehydrogenase, producing MTSRPIRPLSLAPSIAVVCATTTFAATLAATLAAPAALAQNTPLADPIPGTLPASAVSVAFRPLLAGLTAPVAGAVAPGEPNFLYIVDQVGKIVKAPVQGAVSKGSSALFLDVASRLVPLNERDERGLLGLAFHPDYAANGRFYLYTSEPALGTADFSTLPAGTAPAYHNVVSEWRVANPGSASPVVDPGSARVLMRIAKLQGNHNGGALAFGPDRMLYISLGDGGGGDDQGPGHAPEGNGQSLAPGNVLGKILRIDPLGSNAANGAYGIPADNPFVARDGADEIFAYGLRNPFRMAFDGEGRLWAGDVGQGAIEEVNIIVSGGNYGWRIKEGSFLFDANGSAPGFIHTASPGAPANLVDPLAEYDHSDGVGQPTLRRAVIGGYVYTGSSIPQLSGQYVFADYVGDDGTGKLMTLGVRNQVERLIAPKRDPLGMPVLGMAQDTAGELYVLGNATGTTRGNTGVVLRIAPQR
- a CDS encoding bifunctional diguanylate cyclase/phosphodiesterase, whose protein sequence is MPFRFASLRPPPWAALRPYLVFILLWPVAGLLIAGASWLFLLNNFNRELAAAELQVLAATLKVAQDGAAQSRANLGMIDQVLTMIRVQWQALDGAMKLDQFGKMADPAGMPLRISVFDADARLRMTNANGLWAADELARVAELPFFASQQLRAADDMFIGMPLPDRTRMRYMVRFSRKLLDRDGEFAGVAVVSIDPANLIADYDDGHLGSHGFLAAVGSDGTVRAFKLGEAFRRIQLLPPPLQQALTSSSGSAFVRGAEFGDGVGRYVGWQAVEGFPLMVLAGADQPHALALVRERERASRQTAVGASVALLIFVLVGMALSGRLALQRYRLTVAQDAYRKATEASTEGFFITAPVFGAGGRIVDYVTIDCNEQGAALSHSTREALIGKRVSALSREIPVEPAVALLAQAMEQGSAEGDIESTFGGETTCVRVKVRRSGDVLAVTLRDVTLERAHLSNLERKNFEDVLTGLPNRAWVGKCLPEAVARAQAGGRLLAVLFIDLDGFKAVNDTFGHAAGDELLRIVARRLKVAVRPGDHVARLGGDEFIVILENLNGTGEAAQVAARVLQAFHAGIAIGAGTASVGASVGISMCPGDAHDVDTLLRHADIAMYEVKTRGKNGYQFFDPAFYGAMRQRKQRERELQAAIAGNEFVMHYQVRVEAATQRVASLEALVRWNHPTAGLLYPDEFIPLAEETGMIVPLGELVVDSVCAQIAAWTRDGCAPVPVSINVSSRQFNERDMHALFLQSLERHGIPADRVEIELTESTMIRDPVRTSERLQAMHALGIRLLVDDFGTGYSSLSMLQQLDFDLLKVDKSFTHRLGGDGQGEILFTAIITMAHALGMKVVAEGVERPEQADLLARLQCDELQGYYIASPLDAVGVQHEIRRRQAAMH
- a CDS encoding ferritin-like domain-containing protein, giving the protein MPPSPTPSSRSSSSDPSSSPELRAWALRCLLDTDPVAKTGEVARMAAAWAAGACALDAGAALADSPAIPGRPARPELVSPASVGRRSMATAEGRAMLIHALAHIEFNAVNLALDALWRFPGMPEQYYADWLRVANEEATHYRLLAAHLATLGHAYGDFPGHDSLWEMVHKTRGDITARMALVPRTLEARGLDAVPPMRAKLAQAGDLAAAEILDIILRDEVGHVEIGNRWYRWLCEGQGLEPYGTYDELVEKYRAPVLKGPFNLEARRRAGFTEEEMARFAALSGARTKE